A genomic window from Nicotiana sylvestris chromosome 11, ASM39365v2, whole genome shotgun sequence includes:
- the LOC138868127 gene encoding uncharacterized protein: MVVHDQLCSMVERSDRELLGPKYEHFPKNLSVFAEVLCTGKDLATEEMKNRMINPLRNLQKTVPAATWASAWSLLLPQQEMELESILSHKEDANLSSVQSGAKLGGRKGRKLKGRRQKLILRK, from the exons ATGGTTGTTCACGACCAGCTCTGTTCAATGGTCGAAAG GTCAGACAGAGAACTTTTGGGTCCCAAATATGAGCATTTTCCAAAAAATTTATCAGTTTTTGCAGAG GTTTTATGTACTGGAAAAGATCTTGCTACTGAAGAAATGAAAAACCGAATGATTAATCCATTGAGGAATCTTCAGAAAACAGTACCAGCAGCCACCTGGGCATCGGCGTGGTCATTGTTATTGCCTCAGCAGGAGATGGAACTGGAATCCATTCTATCCCATAAGGAAGATGCTAACTTGTCATCAGTGCAATCAGGGGCAAAGTTAGGAGGACGCAAGGGGCGTAAATTGAAAGGCCGTCGTCAAAAACTTATATTGCGCAAATAG